From Mytilus edulis chromosome 9, xbMytEdul2.2, whole genome shotgun sequence, the proteins below share one genomic window:
- the LOC139488740 gene encoding microfibril-associated glycoprotein 4-like has protein sequence MIISALITIGCLFGNVKLQTNSSRQHCGPSTCHTGVCFYGDAAERILELTKTDLDPKCHRGRPRDCNDIPDWCPNGVYKVYPRYTTGFEVYCEMEIDGGHWAVFQRRENGYVDFLRGWNDYKHGFGYLKHEFWLGNIKMHSLTSHGQYEMRMDLTDFERNQAFAKYKDFKIGAESSKFKLTANGYYGTAGNSLKHHNAISFSTRDNDNDSSPSGSCTDYFLGGWWYNLCATSNLNGVYFIKTPDKEHRGVYWRTWKGMNYSLKNSVMMLRRL, from the exons ATGATTATTTCTGCACTGATCACTATTGGTTGCCTTTTTGGAAATGTAAAGCTACAAACTAATTCAAGTCGCCAACATTGTGGCCCGTCCACTTGTCACACAG GCGTGTGTTTTTACGGAGATGCTGCTGAGAGAATACTAGAATTGACAAAGACTGATTTGGATCCAAAATGTCATA GAGGACGGCCACGTGACTGTAACGATATTCCAGATTGGTGTCCAAATGGCGTTTATAAAGTTTATCCTAGATATACAACTGGATTTGAAGTGTACTGCGAAATGGAAATAGATGGAGGACACTGGGCT GTTTTCCAAAGACGAGAAAACGGATATGTTGATTTCCTCCGTGGATGGAATGACTACAAACATGGTTTCGGATACCTCAAGCATGAATTCTGGCTTG gAAATATAAAGATGCATTCTCTAACATCCCATGGACAGTACGAAATGAGAATGGACTTAACAGACTTTGAGAGAAACCAGGcatttgcaaaatataaagattttaaaatagGTGCTGAAAGTTCAAAGTTCAAACTTACTGCAAATGGATACTATGGCACTGcag GCAACAGTTTAAAACACCATAATGCCATTAGTTTTTCGACAAGAGACAACGATAACGATAGTTCTCCGAGTGGAAGCTGTACTGATTACTTCCTTGGGGGTTGGTGGTATAACCTGTGCGCAACATCTAACCTAAATGGcgtttattttatcaaaacaccAGACAAGGAACACCGTGGTGTCTACTGGCGAACTTGGAAAGGAATGAACTACTCACTGAAAAACTCAGTGATGATGCTGCGAAGATTATGA